The following proteins are encoded in a genomic region of Oncorhynchus gorbuscha isolate QuinsamMale2020 ecotype Even-year linkage group LG11, OgorEven_v1.0, whole genome shotgun sequence:
- the LOC124048574 gene encoding hsp90 co-chaperone Cdc37-like 1 isoform X1: MEGFGTITFPMLADEEKSCSASAVPSNGSFYSTLLQGVFVEECMASASEDRMASLCQSQQQCVKASIVSSWQLVEAQDQLCGLELHGSESVEQEHARAIASQSELSQTEQEWRRKENMLGGSRSPVLSADSSQDVFDKSIINSRSKNVELEDHDQSKTFVQKYEQEFRYFGMLRRWDDSQRFLSDLPHLVCEETANYLILWCFRLQAEEKEALMEQVAHQAVAMQFILEMASTSQQDPRGCFRHFFHKAKAGQEGYLDVFHTELEAFKQRVKEHTVKCKGETLPNFTEHQSSTARCRPEPGEVLESLPPELKSGFQLQDMQILQNVLSTMNPQVAEYHVKRCLEAGLWTNREGRWSTEDATLETDDLRMMET, from the exons atggAGGGGTTCGGGACTATAACCTTCCCCATGTTAGCAGACGAAGAAAAGAGCTGCAGTGCCTCTGCTGTACCAAGTAACGGTAGCTTTTACAGCACTCTACTGCAG GGTGTTTTCGTTGAAGAGTGCATGGCCTCTGCATCAGAAGACCGTATGGCGTCCCTGTGCCAGAGTCAGCAGCAGTGTGTGAAGGCCTCCATCGTGTCCAGCTGGCAGCTGGTGGAGGCTCAGGACCAGCTGTGTGGGCTGGAGCTGCACGGCTCTGAGAGTGTTGAGCAGGAGCATGCCCGTGCCATTGCCAGCCAATCAGAGCTCTCCCAGACGGAACAAGAGTGGCGCCGGAAGGAGAACATGCTGGGAGGCAGCAGGAGCCCTGTGCTCAGTGCTGACAGCAGCCAGGATGTGTTTGACAAG AGTATTATTAATTCAAGAAGTAAAAACGTTGAATTGGAGGATCATGACCAGAGCAAAACCTTTGTTCAGAAGTATGAACAGGAATTTAGATATTTCG GCATGTTGCGGAGGTGGGATGACAGCCAGCGGTTCCTGTCTGACCTGCCTCACCTCGTCTGTGAGGAGACTGCCAACTACCTGATCCTCTGGTGCTTCAGACTACAGGCTGAGGAG AAAGAGGCGTTGATGGAGCAGGTAGCTCACCAGGCTGTTGCTATGCAGTTTATCCTGGAGATGGCCAGCACCTCCCAGCAGGACCCCAGAGGCTGCTTCCGTCACTTCTTCCACAAAGCCAAA GCAGGACAAGAGGGGTACTTGGATGTATTCCATACTGAGCTAGAGGCCTTTAAGCAGAGAGTAAAAGAGCACACTGTCAAGTGCAAAGGAGAGACACTCCCTAACTTTACAGAGCACCAGAGCAGCACAGCACGCTGTCGCCCGGAACCCGGAGAAGTTCTAGAATCTTTACCCCCT GAACTGAAGTCAGGGTTCCAGCTGCAAGACATGCAGATTCTCCAGAATGTTCTCAGCACCATGAATCCACAG GTGGCAGAGTACCATGTGAAGCGCTGTCTGGAGGCTGGCTTGTGGACCAACCGAGAAGGGAGATGGTCCACGGAGGACGCTACTTTAGAAACGGACGATCTGCGCATGATGGAGACATAA
- the LOC124048574 gene encoding hsp90 co-chaperone Cdc37-like 1 isoform X3: MEGFGTITFPMLADEEKSCSASAVPSNGSFYSTLLQGVFVEECMASASEDRMASLCQSQQQCVKASIVSSWQLVEAQDQLCGLELHGSESVEQEHARAIASQSELSQTEQEWRRKENMLGGSRSPVLSADSSQDVFDKKEALMEQVAHQAVAMQFILEMASTSQQDPRGCFRHFFHKAKAGQEGYLDVFHTELEAFKQRVKEHTVKCKGETLPNFTEHQSSTARCRPEPGEVLESLPPELKSGFQLQDMQILQNVLSTMNPQVAEYHVKRCLEAGLWTNREGRWSTEDATLETDDLRMMET, from the exons atggAGGGGTTCGGGACTATAACCTTCCCCATGTTAGCAGACGAAGAAAAGAGCTGCAGTGCCTCTGCTGTACCAAGTAACGGTAGCTTTTACAGCACTCTACTGCAG GGTGTTTTCGTTGAAGAGTGCATGGCCTCTGCATCAGAAGACCGTATGGCGTCCCTGTGCCAGAGTCAGCAGCAGTGTGTGAAGGCCTCCATCGTGTCCAGCTGGCAGCTGGTGGAGGCTCAGGACCAGCTGTGTGGGCTGGAGCTGCACGGCTCTGAGAGTGTTGAGCAGGAGCATGCCCGTGCCATTGCCAGCCAATCAGAGCTCTCCCAGACGGAACAAGAGTGGCGCCGGAAGGAGAACATGCTGGGAGGCAGCAGGAGCCCTGTGCTCAGTGCTGACAGCAGCCAGGATGTGTTTGACAAG AAAGAGGCGTTGATGGAGCAGGTAGCTCACCAGGCTGTTGCTATGCAGTTTATCCTGGAGATGGCCAGCACCTCCCAGCAGGACCCCAGAGGCTGCTTCCGTCACTTCTTCCACAAAGCCAAA GCAGGACAAGAGGGGTACTTGGATGTATTCCATACTGAGCTAGAGGCCTTTAAGCAGAGAGTAAAAGAGCACACTGTCAAGTGCAAAGGAGAGACACTCCCTAACTTTACAGAGCACCAGAGCAGCACAGCACGCTGTCGCCCGGAACCCGGAGAAGTTCTAGAATCTTTACCCCCT GAACTGAAGTCAGGGTTCCAGCTGCAAGACATGCAGATTCTCCAGAATGTTCTCAGCACCATGAATCCACAG GTGGCAGAGTACCATGTGAAGCGCTGTCTGGAGGCTGGCTTGTGGACCAACCGAGAAGGGAGATGGTCCACGGAGGACGCTACTTTAGAAACGGACGATCTGCGCATGATGGAGACATAA
- the LOC124048574 gene encoding hsp90 co-chaperone Cdc37-like 1 isoform X2, whose protein sequence is MASASEDRMASLCQSQQQCVKASIVSSWQLVEAQDQLCGLELHGSESVEQEHARAIASQSELSQTEQEWRRKENMLGGSRSPVLSADSSQDVFDKSIINSRSKNVELEDHDQSKTFVQKYEQEFRYFGMLRRWDDSQRFLSDLPHLVCEETANYLILWCFRLQAEEKEALMEQVAHQAVAMQFILEMASTSQQDPRGCFRHFFHKAKAGQEGYLDVFHTELEAFKQRVKEHTVKCKGETLPNFTEHQSSTARCRPEPGEVLESLPPELKSGFQLQDMQILQNVLSTMNPQVAEYHVKRCLEAGLWTNREGRWSTEDATLETDDLRMMET, encoded by the exons ATGGCCTCTGCATCAGAAGACCGTATGGCGTCCCTGTGCCAGAGTCAGCAGCAGTGTGTGAAGGCCTCCATCGTGTCCAGCTGGCAGCTGGTGGAGGCTCAGGACCAGCTGTGTGGGCTGGAGCTGCACGGCTCTGAGAGTGTTGAGCAGGAGCATGCCCGTGCCATTGCCAGCCAATCAGAGCTCTCCCAGACGGAACAAGAGTGGCGCCGGAAGGAGAACATGCTGGGAGGCAGCAGGAGCCCTGTGCTCAGTGCTGACAGCAGCCAGGATGTGTTTGACAAG AGTATTATTAATTCAAGAAGTAAAAACGTTGAATTGGAGGATCATGACCAGAGCAAAACCTTTGTTCAGAAGTATGAACAGGAATTTAGATATTTCG GCATGTTGCGGAGGTGGGATGACAGCCAGCGGTTCCTGTCTGACCTGCCTCACCTCGTCTGTGAGGAGACTGCCAACTACCTGATCCTCTGGTGCTTCAGACTACAGGCTGAGGAG AAAGAGGCGTTGATGGAGCAGGTAGCTCACCAGGCTGTTGCTATGCAGTTTATCCTGGAGATGGCCAGCACCTCCCAGCAGGACCCCAGAGGCTGCTTCCGTCACTTCTTCCACAAAGCCAAA GCAGGACAAGAGGGGTACTTGGATGTATTCCATACTGAGCTAGAGGCCTTTAAGCAGAGAGTAAAAGAGCACACTGTCAAGTGCAAAGGAGAGACACTCCCTAACTTTACAGAGCACCAGAGCAGCACAGCACGCTGTCGCCCGGAACCCGGAGAAGTTCTAGAATCTTTACCCCCT GAACTGAAGTCAGGGTTCCAGCTGCAAGACATGCAGATTCTCCAGAATGTTCTCAGCACCATGAATCCACAG GTGGCAGAGTACCATGTGAAGCGCTGTCTGGAGGCTGGCTTGTGGACCAACCGAGAAGGGAGATGGTCCACGGAGGACGCTACTTTAGAAACGGACGATCTGCGCATGATGGAGACATAA